Proteins found in one Flavobacterium channae genomic segment:
- a CDS encoding choice-of-anchor I family protein: MNKNYTVKRKSYILFLLLGLFVSTTYGQTLVHYWNFNNSTSISAITAPTQTIGGATLNAIPVGISVIDFANGTGQNFNLLNLNARNGDASGTHLRFNDPIGGALEFALPTTGYENCVVNFATRRSGSGAGTQIWSYSTDGSNYVFFANVIPNNGDPAFATLDFSSIAASDNNPNFKLKVEFEQGSGGTVGNNRFDNFTLEGTVFSGPDVIAPVATLSPLNNAINVATNVVPTISFNEAIRLIDNSAIDNNNVDAVVELRLNNASGAIVPFDATISGNVISITPLSSLAVNQTYYVALMENAIEDLNDNAITTVQSGVFTTANPSISFASNFITVNENQGTLSLVLNIINPASSLVDLVVKSAPFSTADNSDFTLTSQTIFISETSSTTQTITIPIIDDSLEEQHSEYFVLSLENASGISITGTPTATIYIVDNDSQAPVPSNQIELNYIGSFDPSGVSASTCEIVVHDPASQRLFTTSAVAGYLDIIDFSDPTSLSVINSININPYGGVTSVAVKNGVVAVASPNADETLNGSVLFFDTNGVFLNQVTVGALPDMITFSPDGTKVMTANEGQPNTDYSIDPEGSVSIIDISGGIPSLSQSNVTTLLFTDYNAQEAALIASGVRKIKATSTLSQDIEPEYITISSDSQKAWVSLQENNAIAEINLANNTISDVWAMGTKDISLPGNGFDVSDNNGQVLIANWPIQAYFIPDGIASYTVGGTTYLVTANEGDEKEYGAFTERVAVSAGAYGLDAANFPNASVLKQNYNLGRFRATNVNGNIDADAQFETIHCVGTRSFSIFNTTTKQIVFDSGDDFERYTAANLPALFNADHEDNTPKGRSRAKGPEPEGVTIAQIATETFAFVSLERVGGVMVYNITDPNNPVFVDYKNSRSSSAYSGDHGPEGITYVTPANSTTGKGYVLVANEISGTITIYEVDENTLSSSDFSVDPKTFVIFPNPASNSELVYFNRKADIELFDLTGKLILSEKDALTINISKLQTGVYIVKTSEGITKRLVVK, from the coding sequence ATGAATAAAAATTACACAGTAAAAAGGAAAAGCTACATTTTGTTTCTTCTTTTGGGATTGTTTGTTTCTACTACTTACGGACAAACATTAGTACATTATTGGAACTTTAACAACAGTACATCAATTTCTGCGATAACAGCTCCTACACAAACTATTGGAGGAGCAACTTTAAATGCAATTCCTGTAGGAATAAGTGTTATTGATTTTGCTAATGGAACAGGTCAAAATTTTAATTTACTTAATTTAAATGCAAGAAATGGTGATGCTTCTGGAACACATTTACGTTTCAACGATCCTATTGGTGGAGCATTAGAATTTGCATTACCAACTACAGGTTACGAAAACTGTGTCGTAAACTTTGCAACTCGTCGTTCAGGTTCGGGTGCTGGAACACAAATTTGGTCTTATTCTACAGATGGTTCCAATTATGTTTTTTTTGCCAATGTAATTCCAAATAATGGTGATCCAGCATTTGCAACTTTAGATTTTTCATCAATTGCTGCTTCAGATAATAACCCTAATTTTAAATTAAAAGTTGAATTTGAACAAGGAAGTGGTGGTACAGTAGGAAATAATCGTTTTGATAACTTTACTTTAGAAGGAACAGTTTTTAGTGGTCCTGATGTTATAGCTCCAGTAGCTACTTTATCTCCTTTAAATAACGCGATTAATGTTGCAACTAATGTTGTGCCAACAATTTCTTTTAATGAAGCAATACGTTTAATTGATAATAGTGCAATTGATAACAACAATGTAGATGCTGTTGTAGAATTGCGATTAAATAACGCATCTGGTGCTATTGTCCCTTTTGATGCTACAATTTCTGGAAATGTAATTTCGATTACGCCTCTTTCAAGTTTAGCAGTTAATCAAACCTATTATGTTGCATTGATGGAAAACGCAATTGAAGATTTAAACGATAATGCTATTACAACGGTTCAATCTGGAGTTTTTACAACGGCAAACCCTAGTATTTCTTTTGCTTCTAATTTTATTACTGTAAATGAAAATCAAGGTACATTATCATTGGTTTTAAATATTATAAATCCAGCTTCTAGTTTAGTAGATTTAGTTGTAAAGTCAGCACCATTTAGTACGGCTGATAATTCTGATTTTACATTGACTTCACAAACAATTTTTATTTCAGAAACGTCATCAACTACTCAGACTATTACGATTCCAATTATAGATGATAGTTTAGAAGAACAACATTCAGAATATTTTGTTTTGAGTTTAGAAAATGCTTCTGGAATTTCAATAACAGGAACACCTACTGCTACTATTTATATTGTTGATAATGATAGTCAGGCACCAGTTCCGAGTAATCAAATTGAATTAAATTATATTGGAAGTTTTGATCCTTCTGGTGTAAGCGCTAGTACTTGCGAAATTGTAGTTCATGATCCTGCTTCTCAACGTTTGTTTACAACAAGTGCGGTTGCTGGATATTTAGATATTATCGATTTTTCAGATCCAACAAGTCTTTCTGTGATTAATTCGATAAATATTAATCCTTATGGAGGTGTAACAAGTGTTGCAGTTAAAAATGGAGTAGTTGCAGTTGCATCGCCTAATGCAGATGAAACTTTAAACGGTTCTGTTTTATTTTTTGATACAAACGGAGTGTTTTTAAATCAAGTAACTGTTGGAGCGCTTCCAGATATGATAACATTTTCACCAGATGGAACTAAAGTGATGACTGCAAATGAAGGTCAGCCAAATACAGATTATTCTATTGATCCAGAAGGTTCAGTAAGTATTATTGATATTTCAGGCGGAATCCCTTCGTTATCACAATCAAATGTAACAACATTATTATTCACAGATTACAATGCTCAAGAAGCTGCTTTAATTGCTTCAGGAGTAAGAAAAATAAAGGCTACAAGTACATTGTCTCAAGATATAGAACCAGAATACATTACAATAAGTTCAGATTCTCAAAAAGCATGGGTTTCTTTACAAGAAAATAATGCAATTGCAGAAATCAATCTTGCAAATAATACGATTTCTGATGTTTGGGCAATGGGAACAAAAGATATTAGCTTGCCTGGAAATGGATTTGATGTTTCTGATAACAATGGTCAAGTTTTGATTGCTAACTGGCCAATTCAAGCTTATTTTATTCCAGATGGAATTGCAAGTTACACTGTTGGAGGAACAACGTATTTGGTAACTGCAAACGAAGGAGACGAAAAAGAATATGGTGCTTTTACTGAAAGAGTTGCTGTAAGTGCAGGAGCTTATGGTTTAGATGCTGCAAATTTCCCAAATGCTTCAGTTTTAAAACAAAATTACAATTTAGGAAGATTTAGAGCAACAAACGTAAACGGAAATATCGATGCTGATGCTCAATTTGAAACAATTCATTGTGTGGGAACTCGTTCGTTTTCAATTTTTAATACAACCACAAAACAAATAGTTTTTGATAGTGGAGATGATTTTGAGCGTTATACAGCGGCAAATTTACCAGCACTTTTTAATGCAGATCACGAAGATAATACGCCAAAAGGTAGAAGCCGTGCAAAAGGTCCAGAACCAGAAGGAGTAACTATTGCTCAAATTGCAACTGAAACTTTTGCTTTTGTTTCTTTAGAAAGAGTTGGTGGAGTTATGGTTTACAATATTACAGATCCTAATAATCCTGTTTTTGTAGATTATAAAAATTCAAGAAGTTCTTCAGCTTATTCGGGAGACCACGGACCAGAAGGAATTACTTATGTTACTCCGGCTAACAGCACAACTGGAAAAGGTTATGTTTTAGTTGCTAACGAAATTAGTGGAACAATCACAATTTATGAAGTGGATGAAAATACATTGTCATCGTCAGATTTTAGCGTTGATCCAAAAACTTTTGTGATTTTTCCTAATCCAGCATCAAACTCTGAGTTGGTTTATTTTAATAGAAAAGCAGATATTGAATTATTTGATTTAACAGGAAAACTTATTTTATCAGAAAAAGATGCGTTGACAATAAATATATCAAAATTACAAACGGGAGTTTACATCGTAAAAACTTCTGAAGGTATTACAAAAAGGTTGGTTGTTAAGTAG
- a CDS encoding 2OG-Fe(II) oxygenase: MNRKSFVAKTSNLNSKGNNIFVAYFNFNKMEDCFETLISSYLDSKVGIVEHFVSEELSQHLIKRLLELKEQNLLKAAGIGNAAKLIKNTEIRSDAIYWLDRANNNEYENAFLDQVDAFVLYLNRSCYTGITGYEFHFALFDKGSFYRKHLDQFQDNSSRQFSMITYLNENWQPEDGGELCIYDGDVTQKVTPTNRKTVFFKSNELVHEVLEAHKPRLSVTGWLRRD; this comes from the coding sequence TTGAATAGAAAATCCTTTGTTGCTAAAACATCAAATTTAAATTCGAAAGGAAATAATATCTTTGTAGCATATTTCAATTTTAATAAAATGGAAGATTGTTTTGAAACTTTGATTTCAAGTTATTTGGATTCGAAAGTAGGAATTGTAGAGCATTTTGTATCTGAAGAATTGTCGCAGCATTTAATAAAGCGACTACTTGAACTTAAAGAACAAAATCTACTTAAAGCAGCAGGAATAGGAAATGCAGCAAAACTAATTAAGAATACCGAAATTAGAAGCGATGCTATTTATTGGTTAGATAGAGCCAATAACAACGAATATGAAAATGCTTTTTTAGATCAAGTTGATGCTTTTGTTTTGTATTTAAATAGAAGTTGTTATACCGGAATTACAGGTTATGAATTTCATTTTGCTTTGTTTGACAAAGGAAGTTTTTACAGAAAACATTTGGATCAATTTCAAGATAATTCGAGCCGACAATTTTCTATGATTACGTATTTGAATGAAAATTGGCAACCTGAAGATGGTGGAGAATTATGCATTTATGATGGTGATGTAACTCAAAAAGTAACACCTACAAACAGAAAAACGGTTTTCTTTAAAAGTAATGAATTAGTTCATGAAGTTTTAGAAGCTCATAAACCAAGACTAAGCGTTACCGGTTGGTTAAGAAGAGATTAA
- a CDS encoding nuclear transport factor 2 family protein, which translates to MKLYYLFFLVIVSCSTHQNLDTQKSSINAILDNWHKAAAQANFNAYFDAMSEESIFIGTDATENWDKKEFQAFAKPYFDKGKAWNFKAIERNIYFSSDGKTVWFDELLSTQMKICRGSGVLVQENGEWKIKHYVLSMTIPNENVDEIVKIKSILEDKILSDKK; encoded by the coding sequence ATGAAACTCTATTATCTTTTTTTTCTAGTTATTGTTAGTTGTTCAACTCATCAGAATTTAGATACTCAAAAATCATCAATTAATGCTATTTTAGATAATTGGCATAAGGCGGCAGCGCAAGCAAATTTCAATGCCTATTTTGATGCAATGTCAGAAGAATCAATTTTTATTGGAACTGATGCAACAGAAAATTGGGACAAAAAAGAATTTCAAGCTTTTGCAAAACCTTATTTTGATAAAGGAAAAGCATGGAATTTTAAAGCTATTGAACGAAATATTTATTTTAGTTCAGACGGGAAAACGGTTTGGTTTGACGAATTGTTGAGTACTCAAATGAAAATTTGTAGAGGTTCAGGAGTTTTAGTTCAAGAAAACGGAGAATGGAAAATTAAACATTACGTTTTATCGATGACCATTCCTAATGAAAATGTAGATGAAATAGTTAAAATTAAATCAATATTAGAAGATAAAATTCTATCAGATAAAAAATAA
- a CDS encoding NAD-dependent succinate-semialdehyde dehydrogenase codes for MQSQLEFSANTQLSWKQLSIKNRISFLPQLAKLLLEDRQEYATCIATEMHKPISQAIAEVEKCALLCNYYYENAESFLASKTIKTEVAESFVTYESLGVILGVMPWNFPFWQVFRFAVPTIIAGNTVVVKHASNVPKSAELIQEIFEQAGFPKGCYQNLPIPSNEVAAVIANPIIKAVSLTGSEHAGIAVATEAGKYLKKCVLELGGNNAFIVLEDANLERTIATAVNARMQNAGQSCIAAKRFLIHENIATDFISRFTKAVQELKTGDALDPKTQIGSLARVDLAEELDVQVQKSIQMGAKLISGGKRTGAFYEPTILTEVTTKMPVFKEETFGPVAAIVTFKNVDEAIKLSNQSDFGLGVSIFTQDIDFIKTKILDFNEGAVFINEMVKSDPRLPFGGVKKSGYGRELSEDGIKEFVNVKTVVINTF; via the coding sequence ATGCAATCACAATTAGAATTTTCAGCCAATACACAACTTTCTTGGAAACAATTATCTATTAAAAATAGAATATCTTTTTTACCACAATTAGCTAAACTACTTTTAGAAGATAGGCAAGAATATGCAACTTGTATCGCCACCGAAATGCATAAACCTATTTCGCAAGCCATTGCAGAAGTTGAAAAATGTGCGCTTTTGTGTAATTATTATTATGAAAATGCAGAATCATTTTTAGCTTCAAAAACAATAAAAACAGAAGTAGCTGAAAGTTTTGTGACTTATGAATCTTTAGGAGTGATTTTAGGAGTAATGCCGTGGAATTTCCCTTTTTGGCAAGTGTTCCGATTTGCTGTTCCTACAATTATCGCTGGAAATACAGTTGTTGTTAAGCACGCTAGTAATGTTCCAAAATCTGCGGAATTAATTCAAGAAATATTTGAACAAGCTGGTTTTCCAAAAGGATGTTATCAAAATTTGCCAATTCCAAGTAATGAAGTGGCTGCTGTTATTGCAAATCCTATTATTAAAGCGGTTTCGCTTACTGGAAGTGAACATGCTGGAATTGCAGTTGCTACAGAAGCTGGTAAATATCTTAAAAAGTGCGTTTTGGAATTAGGCGGAAACAATGCTTTCATCGTTTTAGAAGATGCCAATCTTGAAAGAACAATAGCAACAGCAGTAAATGCACGTATGCAAAATGCAGGGCAAAGTTGTATAGCTGCCAAACGTTTTTTAATTCATGAAAATATCGCAACTGATTTTATTTCTCGATTTACAAAAGCTGTTCAAGAATTAAAAACAGGTGATGCTTTAGATCCAAAAACGCAAATAGGTTCCCTTGCGAGAGTTGATTTAGCCGAAGAATTAGATGTTCAGGTGCAAAAATCGATTCAAATGGGAGCAAAATTAATTTCAGGTGGAAAAAGAACGGGTGCTTTTTATGAGCCTACTATTTTGACTGAAGTGACAACTAAAATGCCTGTTTTTAAAGAAGAAACTTTTGGACCAGTTGCTGCGATTGTGACTTTTAAAAATGTTGATGAAGCAATTAAATTAAGCAATCAATCGGATTTTGGTTTAGGTGTTTCTATTTTTACTCAAGATATTGATTTTATTAAAACCAAGATTTTAGATTTTAATGAAGGGGCAGTTTTCATCAACGAAATGGTGAAATCAGATCCTAGACTGCCTTTCGGCGGTGTTAAAAAATCTGGTTATGGAAGAGAATTGTCTGAAGATGGTATTAAAGAGTTTGTAAATGTAAAAACGGTTGTAATTAATACTTTTTAA
- a CDS encoding site-2 protease family protein, with protein MIQVAQILFILSVLVILHEFGHYIAAKMFKVRVEKFYLFMDAGFSLIKKKIGETEWGIGWLPLGGYVKLSGMIDESMDTEQMNQEPQPWEFRSKPAWQRLIIMLGGIIVNVILAWLIFTIMYATVGQKFIATEKIQENGLAFGEVGQKAGFKNGDKILSVDGKFQPSFNRMTLDVLLGDNVEVERNGEKVDVILTDEMKGEIISKEGKGFITARKDISETYIDSVGANSAFKRFDELVGIGDKKFKYFDEFTDELKENKGKTIDVIVRRDGKELVVSTKVDNDGKIGFNKTIFVSSNYEFKNAKIDEIEENSAAEKAGIEFGDIITGVNNLPINNIKDFKQFVSNNKNEKINIGVIRDGVANSITATVSKKGKLGIDFDDKTAEKKYTKINDLSFGQAVPAAVKESWALLVYNVKQFKLILRPKTEAYKHVQSPIGIARRLPDTWNWEFIWNFTALFSIGLAFMNLLPIPGLDGGHALFTIVEMITGRKLSDKAAGYVQTAGMIILLTLMALTFGKDIYQLVVDKLL; from the coding sequence ATGATTCAAGTAGCACAAATTTTATTCATATTATCAGTTTTAGTAATTCTTCATGAGTTTGGTCATTACATTGCGGCCAAGATGTTCAAAGTTAGAGTTGAGAAGTTTTATTTATTCATGGATGCTGGTTTTTCTTTAATTAAAAAGAAAATTGGTGAAACAGAATGGGGAATTGGATGGCTGCCTTTAGGTGGATATGTAAAACTTTCTGGAATGATTGATGAGAGTATGGATACTGAACAAATGAATCAAGAGCCACAACCTTGGGAGTTTCGTTCAAAACCAGCTTGGCAACGTTTGATTATTATGCTTGGTGGAATTATTGTAAATGTAATTTTGGCTTGGTTAATTTTTACTATCATGTATGCGACTGTTGGTCAAAAATTCATTGCAACAGAAAAAATTCAAGAAAATGGCTTGGCTTTTGGAGAAGTTGGTCAGAAAGCTGGATTTAAAAATGGAGATAAAATTCTTTCGGTAGATGGAAAATTTCAACCAAGTTTTAATAGAATGACATTGGATGTTTTATTAGGAGATAACGTTGAGGTTGAACGTAATGGGGAAAAAGTAGATGTAATTTTAACTGATGAAATGAAAGGTGAGATCATCAGTAAAGAAGGGAAAGGTTTTATAACTGCAAGAAAAGATATTTCTGAGACCTATATAGATTCAGTGGGAGCAAATTCTGCTTTCAAAAGATTTGATGAATTAGTTGGGATTGGAGATAAAAAGTTTAAGTATTTTGATGAGTTTACGGATGAATTAAAAGAAAATAAAGGCAAGACTATTGATGTAATTGTAAGAAGAGATGGTAAAGAGTTAGTTGTTTCGACAAAGGTAGATAATGATGGAAAAATTGGATTTAATAAAACTATTTTTGTGTCTTCTAACTATGAGTTTAAGAATGCGAAAATAGATGAGATTGAAGAAAATTCAGCAGCTGAAAAAGCAGGAATCGAATTTGGTGACATTATAACAGGAGTAAATAATTTACCAATAAACAATATTAAGGATTTTAAACAATTTGTGAGTAACAATAAAAACGAAAAAATTAATATAGGAGTAATAAGGGATGGGGTTGCAAATTCTATAACTGCAACGGTTTCAAAGAAAGGAAAATTAGGTATTGACTTTGATGATAAAACAGCTGAAAAAAAATACACCAAAATTAATGACTTGTCTTTTGGTCAAGCAGTTCCAGCCGCAGTAAAAGAATCTTGGGCATTGTTAGTTTACAATGTAAAACAATTCAAATTAATCTTACGTCCTAAAACAGAAGCTTACAAACATGTTCAAAGTCCAATTGGAATTGCGCGTCGTTTACCAGATACTTGGAATTGGGAGTTTATATGGAATTTCACAGCTTTATTTTCTATTGGTTTAGCATTTATGAATTTATTACCGATTCCTGGTTTAGATGGCGGACATGCTTTATTTACAATAGTTGAAATGATTACTGGAAGAAAATTATCAGATAAAGCTGCAGGTTATGTTCAAACAGCCGGAATGATTATCTTGTTGACATTAATGGCTTTAACTTTTGGAAAAGATATCTATCAGTTAGTAGTAGATAAACTTTTATAA
- a CDS encoding ammonium transporter, producing MKVKKRWLVSFVIISIVSIISLFWENKNELQSQFSTVEAINFADVAWLLTSSSFVLLMTPGLSFFYGGMVGKKNVISTMLQSFISLGVVSLLWVVVGFSLSFGDSLGFEIGGKHYGIIGNPFDFMFFDNVGSLPHKQLAGTIPFVLFALFQMKFAVITPAIITGSFAERVRFIGYLFFICLFTLFIYTPLCHMVWHPSGLLGSYFGVKDFAGGTVVHMSAGFAALAGVLVLGKRKNSEHIPTNIPFVLLGTGMLWFGWFGFNAGSALAANGTAAMAFATTTVASASAMLTWVFFDRINGRKASALGACIGAVVGLVAITPAAGFVSIPKSIFFGFITAIVSNKMLYWKKLKEIDDTLDVFACHGVGGIMGMILTAIFAEGENASLLHGGWSVFGHHMMALILVAFFTFFGSILLYKVANWFIPLRVSEESEQLGLDLSQHNEKF from the coding sequence ATGAAAGTTAAAAAAAGATGGTTAGTTTCTTTTGTGATTATTTCGATAGTATCGATAATTAGTTTGTTTTGGGAAAATAAAAACGAATTACAATCACAATTTTCAACGGTTGAAGCCATAAACTTTGCTGATGTTGCTTGGTTGTTAACATCATCATCATTCGTATTATTAATGACGCCAGGATTGTCTTTTTTCTATGGTGGAATGGTAGGAAAGAAAAATGTAATTTCTACGATGTTACAAAGTTTTATATCACTTGGTGTGGTGAGTTTACTTTGGGTTGTTGTAGGATTTAGTCTTTCTTTTGGAGATAGTCTAGGTTTTGAAATTGGAGGTAAACATTACGGAATAATTGGAAACCCATTTGATTTTATGTTTTTTGATAATGTAGGTTCGTTGCCTCACAAACAATTAGCAGGAACAATTCCTTTTGTTTTATTTGCATTATTTCAAATGAAGTTTGCAGTAATTACACCGGCAATTATTACAGGTTCATTTGCAGAACGTGTACGTTTTATAGGTTACTTGTTCTTTATCTGTTTGTTTACTTTATTTATTTATACTCCATTATGTCACATGGTTTGGCATCCTAGCGGATTATTAGGTTCTTATTTTGGAGTTAAAGATTTTGCAGGTGGAACAGTAGTTCACATGAGCGCAGGATTTGCTGCTTTAGCAGGTGTTTTAGTGCTTGGTAAACGTAAAAATAGCGAACATATTCCGACGAATATTCCTTTTGTATTACTTGGTACAGGAATGTTATGGTTTGGTTGGTTTGGTTTTAATGCGGGTTCGGCTTTGGCTGCTAACGGAACTGCTGCTATGGCTTTTGCTACAACAACTGTAGCTTCTGCTTCTGCTATGTTAACTTGGGTATTTTTCGATAGAATTAATGGTCGTAAAGCTTCCGCTCTTGGAGCATGTATTGGAGCTGTTGTAGGATTAGTTGCTATAACGCCAGCTGCAGGATTTGTATCCATTCCAAAAAGTATTTTCTTTGGATTTATTACCGCAATAGTTTCTAATAAAATGTTGTATTGGAAAAAACTTAAAGAAATTGATGACACACTTGATGTTTTTGCTTGTCATGGTGTTGGTGGTATTATGGGAATGATTTTAACAGCTATTTTTGCTGAAGGAGAAAATGCAAGTTTGCTTCACGGTGGTTGGTCGGTTTTTGGACACCACATGATGGCATTGATATTGGTTGCTTTCTTTACTTTTTTTGGATCTATTTTATTATACAAAGTAGCAAATTGGTTTATTCCATTACGAGTTTCAGAAGAATCAGAACAACTTGGTCTTGATTTGTCTCAACATAACGAAAAATTTTAG
- a CDS encoding M1 family aminopeptidase → MKKITFGLILLFDVFCFAQTDNNEFDRMVEAEMKSASSLQNLRVNPNTQNYDITYHELRFTVNPNNTTPYISGVVKSTFTALSNMNTVTFDMATALVVSSVTMNSSNLTFSQSNYELNINLPATLTTGNSATVEITYAGSPPQAEAGFTRSTHSGTPVIYTLSEPFGARDWWPCKQDLTDKINSFDIYITCPDTYIGVSNGLLQSSTTTGGNTTRHYKHNYPIPAYLISLNVTNYTTYNIQAGLGTVESPFFPINNYLYPENNTSSVQAQIDQTVPIMNVFETKFGPYPYRNEQYGHVQFGWGGGMEHATMSSMGGWSRSLIAHELGHQWFGNKVTCGTWKDIWLNEGLTEYTAGIVVEELDGPASFVSWKDSKINNITSSATGAVYLTDAEALNVNRIFSSRLSYNKGSMVTHMLRWVMGDANFFQALRNYLSDSSLAYGYALTNDLKGHLEALHGSSLSEFFNDWIYMQGYPTYDVSAQNWGAGQAKITINQTQSHASVTFFEMPLEIRLTGAGGLVHDVVVNNTTNNQDFIVSVPFVVTGVQFDPNRHIISRNNVATLANEAFELEQTISIYPNPANDEIHIMMPTNSQLEKVEVYNTLGQLLATHNTTDFRIDNLSSGMHMLKIVTSEGAIHKNFIKK, encoded by the coding sequence ATGAAAAAAATTACTTTTGGTTTAATTCTATTATTTGATGTTTTTTGTTTTGCCCAAACAGATAACAACGAGTTTGATAGAATGGTTGAAGCTGAGATGAAATCAGCATCTTCTCTTCAAAATCTAAGGGTAAATCCAAACACGCAAAATTATGATATTACGTATCATGAACTGCGTTTTACGGTAAACCCAAACAATACAACGCCTTATATTAGCGGTGTTGTAAAATCTACATTTACAGCATTGTCAAACATGAATACGGTTACGTTTGATATGGCAACTGCATTAGTAGTAAGTTCAGTTACTATGAACAGTTCAAATCTTACTTTTAGTCAAAGTAATTATGAACTAAATATTAATTTACCAGCTACTTTAACAACCGGAAATAGTGCTACGGTAGAAATTACTTATGCTGGTTCACCACCGCAAGCAGAAGCTGGATTCACGAGAAGTACTCATAGTGGAACACCAGTTATTTATACACTTTCAGAGCCTTTTGGTGCTAGAGATTGGTGGCCTTGCAAACAAGATTTAACGGATAAAATAAATAGTTTTGATATTTATATTACTTGTCCAGATACTTACATTGGGGTTTCTAATGGTTTGTTGCAAAGTTCAACAACAACTGGCGGAAATACAACGCGTCATTACAAGCACAATTATCCAATACCAGCTTATTTGATTTCGTTAAACGTAACTAATTATACAACGTATAATATTCAAGCAGGTTTAGGAACAGTTGAAAGTCCGTTTTTTCCAATAAATAATTATTTGTATCCTGAAAATAATACTAGTTCTGTTCAAGCTCAAATTGATCAAACTGTTCCAATTATGAATGTTTTCGAAACAAAATTTGGACCATATCCTTATAGAAATGAACAATACGGTCACGTTCAATTTGGCTGGGGCGGAGGAATGGAGCATGCTACTATGTCATCAATGGGAGGATGGAGTAGAAGTTTAATTGCTCATGAATTAGGTCATCAATGGTTTGGCAATAAGGTTACATGTGGTACATGGAAAGATATTTGGTTAAATGAAGGTTTAACAGAATATACAGCAGGAATTGTAGTTGAAGAATTGGATGGGCCTGCAAGTTTTGTTTCTTGGAAAGATAGTAAAATAAATAATATTACATCATCTGCAACTGGAGCAGTTTATTTAACTGATGCCGAAGCGCTAAATGTAAATCGTATTTTTAGTAGTAGATTGTCTTATAACAAAGGGTCAATGGTAACACACATGTTACGTTGGGTAATGGGAGATGCGAATTTCTTTCAAGCATTACGAAATTATTTGTCGGATAGTAGTTTAGCTTATGGATATGCGCTTACCAATGATTTAAAAGGGCATTTAGAAGCACTTCACGGAAGTAGTTTGTCAGAGTTTTTTAACGATTGGATATACATGCAAGGTTATCCTACTTATGATGTGTCGGCTCAAAATTGGGGAGCAGGTCAAGCTAAGATTACAATTAATCAAACGCAATCCCATGCTTCAGTTACGTTTTTTGAAATGCCATTAGAGATTCGTCTAACTGGCGCAGGAGGTTTAGTTCATGATGTGGTTGTAAATAACACAACAAATAATCAGGATTTTATTGTTTCGGTTCCTTTTGTGGTTACAGGAGTTCAATTTGATCCAAACCGACATATTATTTCAAGAAATAATGTAGCAACATTAGCTAATGAAGCTTTTGAATTGGAACAAACCATTTCAATTTATCCAAATCCGGCTAATGATGAAATCCACATTATGATGCCAACAAATTCGCAACTTGAAAAAGTAGAAGTGTATAATACTTTAGGTCAGTTATTAGCAACACACAATACTACCGATTTTAGAATTGATAATCTAAGTTCAGGAATGCACATGTTAAAAATCGTAACATCTGAAGGGGCAATTCATAAAAATTTTATAAAAAAATAG